The Roseimicrobium gellanilyticum genome includes a region encoding these proteins:
- a CDS encoding pilus assembly FimT family protein: protein MFFFLHRTHIQKAASARARWRGLRAGFSLAELVVATAIAGVVVGSAALAYGTLTRNQRQFTNLSTVRLPSSSMRSNFFPGQSSSNNINVPVAPNFGSLARAEVMREKFMADVTQSIAVFCLLRNANVLNTIRPLTIPSPTDGSKLDTPDAFRTYLNAKVSGASSVFTRGYRNYDDPTQSAPAPNLTIFILGYSANAATIPVLAVYDLDMVQATDPNSTSTQIGTYAAMRRYVGTSLTAYYDVFYRKTETDNFAPTVVAFERRSRLAVVEDSTTIDRFKKAAEQPFYFLFWPDPSEESLALPTNAKPSGVWNGSYGTTDPRRGYNHMGGRTSFMFTVPMFPSS, encoded by the coding sequence ATGTTCTTCTTCCTCCATCGTACACACATTCAGAAAGCGGCCTCTGCACGGGCACGTTGGAGAGGGTTGCGCGCTGGCTTCTCCCTGGCTGAGCTGGTGGTGGCCACGGCGATCGCCGGTGTGGTCGTGGGTTCCGCAGCGCTGGCTTATGGGACGCTGACGCGGAACCAACGGCAGTTCACCAACCTTTCTACTGTCCGGCTCCCGAGCTCCAGCATGCGGAGCAATTTCTTCCCCGGGCAGTCGTCCAGCAACAACATCAATGTTCCTGTGGCGCCGAACTTCGGCAGCCTCGCGCGGGCCGAGGTCATGCGGGAGAAGTTCATGGCGGACGTCACGCAGAGCATTGCCGTGTTCTGCCTGCTGAGAAATGCCAATGTGCTGAACACGATTCGCCCGCTTACGATTCCCTCGCCCACGGACGGCTCGAAGCTGGACACGCCCGATGCCTTCCGCACCTATTTGAATGCCAAGGTCAGCGGCGCTTCTTCGGTCTTTACGCGTGGCTATCGCAACTACGATGATCCGACGCAGTCTGCGCCCGCGCCGAATCTGACCATCTTCATCCTGGGCTATTCGGCGAATGCCGCCACCATCCCGGTACTGGCGGTCTATGATCTGGACATGGTGCAGGCCACAGATCCAAATTCCACGAGCACGCAGATCGGCACCTATGCGGCCATGCGACGCTATGTGGGCACCAGTCTCACTGCATACTACGACGTCTTCTACCGAAAGACGGAGACCGATAACTTTGCTCCCACCGTGGTGGCCTTTGAACGGCGCTCACGCCTGGCTGTTGTGGAAGACAGCACGACCATTGATCGCTTCAAGAAGGCCGCGGAACAGCCCTTCTATTTCCTCTTCTGGCCGGATCCCTCGGAGGAGTCACTGGCGCTTCCAACAAATGCCAAGCCGTCTGGCGTGTGGAATGGCAGCTACGGCACCACGGACCCGCGTCGTGGTTACAATCACATGGGTGGTCGCACCTCCTTCATGTTCACGGTGCCGATGTTTCCCTCGTCATGA
- a CDS encoding type IV pilus twitching motility protein PilT, which produces MDDIHERSQLGHRILHMAKDPGISDFYITPWEPLCFRLNGKLYYDSYIYQPSVPIEVAPGTADYAVSMGGRRFRVNRMATRGRMRWVMRLLPEQIPTVDKLGLPPAALKAFLEAKNGLYLVCGATGSGKSTTIASMLMERAKRRQEHVITFEDPIEYLFPHGLPSLVSQREIGSDEMDFGKSLRAALRQAPDVIVVGEIRDGETAEIALQAAETGHVVVATLHTTSAAQTVQRYLKLVPSERLDNAMLSFADCFKGILCQRLLLDEQKARRFAIHELLLPYDSVCGIIRRGEFKKLDHELEAGMTRGMISFDRSLKQKEYEGWRPAFNRPTGFADHEVFDYLQKEQLASTYAAA; this is translated from the coding sequence ATGGACGACATTCACGAACGCAGCCAACTGGGGCATCGCATCCTGCACATGGCGAAGGACCCGGGCATCAGTGACTTCTACATCACTCCATGGGAGCCGTTGTGCTTCCGCCTGAATGGGAAGCTCTACTACGATTCCTACATCTACCAGCCCTCGGTGCCCATTGAGGTGGCGCCCGGCACGGCGGACTATGCGGTGAGCATGGGCGGACGGAGATTCCGTGTGAACCGCATGGCCACCCGCGGGAGGATGCGCTGGGTCATGCGTCTGCTCCCCGAGCAGATTCCCACGGTGGACAAACTGGGCCTGCCCCCTGCCGCACTCAAGGCATTCCTGGAGGCTAAGAATGGCCTCTATCTTGTCTGCGGCGCCACGGGCTCCGGTAAATCCACCACCATCGCGTCCATGCTCATGGAGCGTGCCAAGCGACGGCAGGAGCACGTGATCACGTTTGAGGATCCCATTGAGTACCTCTTCCCCCACGGTCTGCCTTCCCTGGTTTCTCAGCGCGAGATCGGCAGTGATGAAATGGACTTCGGAAAGTCGCTGCGGGCAGCTCTGCGTCAGGCGCCGGATGTGATCGTAGTCGGTGAAATTCGCGATGGTGAAACTGCGGAGATTGCGCTGCAGGCGGCAGAGACAGGGCACGTGGTGGTCGCCACACTGCATACCACCAGCGCGGCGCAGACGGTGCAGCGTTACTTGAAGCTGGTGCCCAGCGAACGTCTGGACAACGCGATGCTCTCCTTCGCGGACTGCTTCAAGGGCATCCTTTGCCAGCGCCTGTTGCTGGATGAGCAGAAGGCCCGCCGTTTCGCCATTCATGAGCTGCTGCTGCCCTATGACTCCGTGTGCGGCATCATTCGCCGTGGAGAGTTCAAGAAGCTCGATCACGAGCTCGAGGCCGGCATGACTCGCGGCATGATCAGCTTCGACCGCAGTCTGAAGCAGAAGGAATACGAGGGATGGAGACCTGCCTTCAACCGCCCGACCGGTTTCGCCGATCACGAAGTTTTCGACTACCTGCAAAAAGAACAACTTGCCTCCACTTATGCCGCTGCTTGA
- a CDS encoding choice-of-anchor K domain-containing protein, which yields MYLANGGSLDGASSPALVIAKLKTIRSDADAKKQVGVTTGRSLDIRLVPRMTNERERLSNSPRAVWNSSTKRFEISTDAGDLGVMDFVLDDSLTTVNFPTESRTRTALQYNDTDGGWVWAPGTHTSPTLLSPLNPTLALNENVFDPTVAPPAGTTSGSTTSGSTTSGSTTSGSTTSGSTTSGSTTSGSTTSGSTTSGSTTSGSTTSGSTTSGSTTGTPVTTLPKPINTPSGGTFTAGAFPTTITINSNGAPGSGSQLRYRINGGSWINYTGGFTINSGDKVESRNFTTDAVLYADSSIDSDTYYKLVASFAGQTTPSWINGAGGPALVTNYNNSNPDSVTFSHGDTRLDLGNGEYLDAGVENTMTFNREQFSGVVPNTDFTLGTLVILNGTTFNDSEATSVTLKMVLNLTQPVTQSGTVNVNFTMVSTPNTSDRLASADTVTVSNPTTSYTVTTGGVTYTLQLKLVSQDTNSGLVNGNTFYIYEGASATATVVGQFKSNR from the coding sequence ATGTACCTGGCAAATGGTGGTTCCCTCGACGGAGCCTCCTCTCCGGCACTCGTGATTGCGAAGCTGAAAACCATCCGATCGGATGCAGACGCCAAAAAGCAGGTGGGGGTGACAACGGGTCGCAGCCTGGACATCCGCCTCGTCCCACGGATGACCAATGAACGCGAGCGGCTCTCGAACAGCCCTCGCGCGGTGTGGAATTCCTCCACGAAGCGTTTCGAGATCTCCACCGATGCGGGGGACTTGGGCGTCATGGACTTTGTTTTGGATGACAGCCTGACCACGGTGAACTTCCCCACGGAGAGCCGCACGCGCACGGCGCTGCAGTACAACGACACTGATGGTGGGTGGGTATGGGCACCGGGCACCCACACGTCTCCGACCCTTCTGTCTCCTCTGAATCCCACCCTGGCGCTCAACGAGAATGTTTTCGATCCCACGGTAGCGCCACCGGCTGGCACTACGAGCGGGAGCACCACGTCTGGAAGTACGACCAGCGGCAGCACGACGAGTGGCAGCACCACCTCCGGCAGCACTACGTCGGGCAGTACCACCAGCGGGAGCACTACCTCGGGGAGTACGACCAGTGGCAGTACCACGAGTGGCAGCACGACTTCCGGGAGCACCACCAGTGGAAGCACTACCGGCACGCCGGTGACCACACTGCCCAAACCCATCAATACTCCCAGCGGCGGTACGTTTACCGCAGGAGCATTTCCCACAACGATCACGATCAACTCCAACGGTGCGCCGGGCTCCGGCAGTCAGTTGCGCTACCGCATCAATGGAGGCTCCTGGATCAACTACACCGGCGGATTCACGATCAATTCGGGAGACAAGGTGGAGTCCCGAAACTTCACCACCGACGCGGTGCTCTATGCGGACAGCAGCATCGACTCCGACACCTACTACAAGCTGGTCGCATCCTTCGCCGGACAGACCACACCCTCATGGATCAATGGTGCGGGTGGACCAGCCCTGGTGACCAACTACAACAATAGCAATCCGGACAGCGTCACCTTCTCCCATGGTGACACCCGCCTGGACCTCGGGAATGGCGAGTATCTGGACGCCGGTGTGGAAAATACCATGACCTTCAACCGTGAGCAGTTCTCCGGTGTGGTGCCCAACACGGACTTCACGCTGGGCACGCTCGTGATTCTCAATGGGACCACCTTCAATGACTCCGAGGCCACCAGCGTGACGCTGAAGATGGTGCTCAATCTCACACAGCCGGTGACCCAGAGCGGCACGGTGAATGTCAACTTCACCATGGTGAGCACGCCGAATACCAGCGACCGCCTCGCGAGCGCCGACACGGTGACCGTCAGCAATCCCACCACCTCCTACACCGTGACGACCGGAGGCGTCACCTACACACTGCAACTCAAGCTCGTCAGCCAGGATACCAACAGCGGCCTGGTGAATGGAAACACCTTCTACATCTACGAGGGCGCGTCCGCCACCGCCACCGTCGTGGGTCAGTTCAAGAGCAACAGGTAA
- a CDS encoding type II secretion system protein GspD yields MPLNRTLHRPLSAALLLLASPLLHGQDASVLQLTSPSYEAAAGKLRTTVPRPYEFSKAVLADVIRFLATEAGISFFSLPDGSPEADRLITFTLNASPFQALETLCKSNGLALVLDGDIWYVRPADDKELVGKAYEIKYNAFERVTKVSSGGSGGSLSLPSMGNSGSTNYDGGVQTGGVDLQGARETFQTQKSELINDIRAILDLGAEPVAGQAAMSAVTPLAPPSPQSTITGETPDVSGVPMDIYGNIRKPKVIWKSDSNTLYIVATRLQHMWVEGYLAAADRPQPLIAIEIKFFETSRDPSREFGVDWSGTFGTNGYFRQVESVTPNPETGITDVETTNRPQTEGGYRTDLANLLTLTNLAESVAGTSAPMSAVLSAQDVNLKLRAMLRDEETKTVSYPRMVTTNNREVVIRNVVNQPVLGSTASTSLGTGATTTAAISYLPIGTVINILPKKMQGNKINLNMALTVSSILGTEVIQGNPYPIATSRVYSAPVEVDSGYTVAVGGLDEAREREGETGIPVLGKIPVLGYAFKAKGRQKNHKNLMFFITPTLIDARDGGLPDEPQAVLRQKPPQLMPHTPRINQSERLQGGLNGVPNAIAYLKKSSEELGQTIAENRGTKAEYAKLDELEAALKRLDQEITGLMNEHPDQWNKLNGYKWQVGGVLDEVTRSRKALRKKAYY; encoded by the coding sequence ATGCCCCTGAATCGAACCTTACACCGGCCGCTAAGCGCTGCTTTATTGCTGCTTGCGTCGCCTCTGCTTCATGGGCAGGACGCCAGCGTCCTGCAGCTCACATCCCCCTCGTACGAGGCTGCCGCTGGCAAGCTGCGAACCACCGTCCCGCGCCCTTATGAATTCTCCAAGGCCGTGCTGGCGGATGTGATCCGTTTCCTGGCCACTGAGGCGGGCATCTCCTTCTTCTCCCTGCCCGATGGCAGTCCAGAGGCGGATCGTCTCATCACCTTTACCCTGAATGCCAGTCCGTTTCAGGCCCTGGAGACCCTCTGCAAATCCAACGGTCTCGCGCTCGTGCTGGACGGCGACATCTGGTATGTGCGCCCGGCGGATGACAAGGAACTCGTGGGCAAGGCCTATGAGATCAAATACAACGCCTTTGAGCGTGTGACGAAGGTGAGCTCGGGGGGCAGCGGCGGCAGCCTCTCGCTTCCTTCCATGGGCAATTCCGGCTCCACCAACTACGACGGAGGTGTGCAGACAGGCGGCGTGGATCTCCAAGGCGCTCGTGAGACCTTCCAGACGCAGAAGAGCGAACTCATCAATGATATCCGCGCCATCTTGGATCTCGGTGCGGAACCTGTCGCTGGGCAAGCGGCCATGTCCGCAGTGACTCCCCTGGCACCGCCTTCGCCGCAATCCACCATCACAGGCGAGACACCGGATGTCTCCGGTGTGCCCATGGACATCTACGGAAACATCCGCAAACCCAAGGTCATCTGGAAATCCGATTCAAACACCCTCTACATCGTGGCCACACGGTTGCAGCACATGTGGGTGGAAGGGTACCTTGCCGCCGCGGATCGCCCGCAACCTCTCATCGCGATTGAGATCAAGTTCTTTGAAACCAGCCGTGACCCCAGCCGCGAATTCGGCGTCGACTGGTCTGGCACGTTCGGCACCAATGGCTACTTCCGCCAGGTGGAATCCGTCACGCCAAACCCGGAGACGGGCATCACGGACGTGGAAACCACCAACCGACCCCAGACGGAAGGCGGTTACCGCACGGACCTCGCCAATCTGCTGACCCTCACCAATCTGGCGGAGAGCGTCGCCGGTACCAGCGCACCCATGAGTGCCGTGCTGAGCGCGCAGGACGTGAATCTAAAACTGCGCGCCATGCTCCGCGATGAAGAGACCAAGACTGTGAGCTATCCGCGCATGGTCACCACGAACAACCGCGAGGTGGTCATTCGCAACGTGGTGAACCAGCCCGTGCTGGGCAGTACTGCCTCCACCAGCCTCGGCACCGGCGCCACCACGACCGCCGCCATCAGCTACCTGCCCATCGGCACCGTGATCAACATCCTGCCCAAGAAGATGCAGGGGAACAAAATCAACCTGAACATGGCCCTCACCGTCTCCAGCATCCTGGGTACCGAGGTCATCCAGGGCAATCCCTACCCCATCGCCACCAGCCGCGTGTACAGCGCTCCGGTAGAAGTGGACAGCGGCTACACCGTGGCCGTCGGCGGTCTTGATGAAGCACGCGAACGCGAAGGCGAAACCGGCATTCCTGTACTGGGGAAAATCCCGGTGCTGGGATATGCCTTCAAAGCAAAGGGCAGGCAGAAGAACCACAAGAACCTGATGTTCTTCATCACTCCGACGCTCATCGACGCGCGTGATGGCGGTCTTCCGGACGAGCCACAGGCCGTGCTGCGCCAGAAGCCGCCACAACTCATGCCTCACACGCCCCGCATCAATCAGAGCGAGCGCCTCCAGGGCGGACTGAACGGAGTGCCCAACGCCATCGCCTACCTCAAGAAATCCTCAGAAGAGCTCGGCCAGACCATTGCGGAGAATCGCGGCACGAAGGCCGAGTATGCAAAGCTCGATGAACTGGAAGCCGCGCTCAAGCGCCTGGACCAGGAGATCACCGGGCTCATGAATGAGCATCCCGACCAGTGGAACAAGCTGAACGGTTACAAGTGGCAGGTCGGCGGCGTCCTCGATGAGGTGACCCGCAGCCGGAAAGCCTTGCGCAAGAAGGCCTACTACTAG
- a CDS encoding GTP-binding protein encodes MTAFASTKQARYIMIGGFLGAGKTTSIGKLAKHLSDQGLKVGLITNDQAGGLVDTKLLRSQGYATEEIAGGCFCCRFNTLVDAAAKLTDATKPDVFIAEPVGSCTDLVATVTYPLRRMYGQNFSIAPLSVLVDPVRARRILGLDAGGTFSSKVAYIYKKQLEEAEVIIINKTDAVTTEQLQELTEAMQKEFPDAKVVAVSARQGSGLDSWFGELMTETQSSRSPMAVDYDVYADGEALLGWLNATITLKAKEDFDANAYLQALAKSIQQRLQSQGAEIAHLKMTYSPDDGIAGEIASVNLVRTDNVPETGMELDEPSTGGQLIVNLRAETAPDELVAALKASLESVSSSFADLNATLDHEEHFRPGRPEPTHRDGEAPVVKGGCVPRSGCC; translated from the coding sequence ATGACCGCATTCGCTTCCACGAAACAGGCCCGGTACATCATGATCGGCGGCTTCCTCGGCGCCGGCAAAACCACAAGCATCGGAAAGCTCGCGAAGCACCTTTCGGACCAGGGACTGAAAGTGGGCTTGATCACCAATGACCAAGCCGGCGGTCTGGTCGACACAAAGCTGCTGCGCAGTCAGGGCTATGCCACGGAAGAGATTGCCGGGGGCTGCTTCTGCTGCCGCTTCAACACGCTCGTCGATGCCGCTGCCAAACTGACCGATGCCACCAAACCGGATGTCTTCATCGCCGAGCCGGTCGGCAGCTGCACGGATCTGGTCGCCACTGTCACCTACCCGCTACGCCGCATGTATGGGCAGAACTTTTCCATCGCCCCACTCAGCGTGCTGGTGGATCCCGTGCGCGCACGCCGCATCCTGGGACTGGATGCCGGCGGCACCTTCTCGTCCAAGGTGGCCTACATCTACAAGAAGCAGCTGGAAGAGGCCGAGGTCATCATCATCAACAAGACGGACGCGGTCACCACGGAACAACTGCAGGAGCTCACCGAAGCCATGCAGAAGGAGTTTCCCGACGCCAAGGTCGTGGCTGTTTCCGCGCGTCAGGGTTCCGGTCTCGATTCTTGGTTTGGTGAGCTGATGACCGAAACCCAGTCCTCTCGCTCCCCGATGGCCGTCGACTACGATGTGTACGCAGACGGCGAGGCGCTCCTCGGCTGGCTCAATGCGACCATTACCCTGAAGGCGAAGGAAGACTTCGATGCGAATGCCTACCTGCAGGCACTGGCGAAGTCCATCCAGCAGAGGTTGCAATCCCAGGGCGCGGAGATTGCCCACCTCAAGATGACCTATAGCCCAGATGATGGCATCGCCGGTGAAATCGCCTCCGTGAATCTGGTGCGCACGGACAATGTTCCTGAAACCGGCATGGAACTCGACGAACCCAGCACGGGCGGACAATTGATCGTGAATCTCCGCGCGGAAACCGCGCCGGACGAATTGGTGGCCGCGCTCAAAGCCTCACTTGAGAGTGTGTCCTCCAGTTTCGCGGATCTCAACGCCACCCTCGATCACGAAGAACACTTCCGCCCCGGTCGCCCCGAGCCCACGCATCGCGATGGAGAAGCACCCGTGGTGAAGGGTGGATGTGTGCCGAGATCGGGGTGCTGCTGA
- a CDS encoding type II toxin-antitoxin system death-on-curing family toxin, translating to MSDEHPEFLSREIVDALHARSLKLFGGLQGVRDSGLVDSALASAENAWFYGSGDVFDVAAAYAFHLSQAQVFFDGNKRAAVAAALVFLSGNGIAIVNKYDDEIYDGLIAIAEHRIGKAELAALFRRLFG from the coding sequence ATGAGTGATGAGCATCCTGAGTTTCTCAGTCGAGAGATTGTCGATGCCCTTCATGCCCGGTCCTTGAAGCTATTTGGCGGCTTACAAGGGGTACGCGATTCTGGTCTCGTCGACTCGGCGCTAGCCTCGGCGGAGAATGCGTGGTTCTACGGCAGTGGTGACGTTTTTGATGTGGCAGCGGCTTATGCGTTCCATCTCTCCCAAGCACAGGTATTCTTTGATGGGAACAAACGCGCTGCTGTTGCTGCGGCCTTGGTCTTCTTGAGCGGCAATGGAATTGCTATTGTGAACAAGTATGACGACGAAATTTACGATGGATTGATTGCCATTGCAGAGCATCGAATTGGCAAAGCGGAATTGGCTGCTCTTTTTCGCCGGTTGTTTGGCTGA
- a CDS encoding M20 family metallopeptidase, whose amino-acid sequence MAAFPQSVVKLTQALVRIPSVNPDGDPGVDKTGEADVAAYVGDFLKHSGAEVVIEEVLPGRPNVIGRFRSEPANDGKPKPRIVFGPHLDTVGVGGMTIDPFGGEVREGKLWGRGACDTKGPMAAMLWALWELRDELATLPVEVHFAGFMSEESDQHGSRHFAKHHGKDYAFALIAEPTDLKTVFKHKGCLWADIETFGIAVHGSRPELGENAIVKMAKLIKALDADFRAQLANCGDDEWLGRSTISLGMIRGGTRANITADHCRLTVDIRYNPAVRDHGGPHELLKAFVAHLDPSAKVTPCGALSPCLDTSAEDPFVKSLVEHGAALTGAPWFCDAAFLAEAGVPAIAMGPGSIAQAHTKDEWIEIAELERGAEFWVRWLRGEGA is encoded by the coding sequence ATGGCTGCTTTTCCCCAGTCCGTTGTTAAGCTCACACAAGCGTTGGTCCGCATTCCTTCGGTGAATCCCGATGGAGATCCCGGGGTCGACAAAACCGGAGAAGCGGACGTGGCGGCGTATGTGGGGGACTTTCTGAAGCACTCTGGGGCCGAGGTGGTGATTGAAGAGGTGCTGCCAGGCAGGCCGAATGTGATTGGGCGTTTCCGATCTGAGCCTGCGAATGATGGCAAGCCGAAGCCGCGCATCGTTTTCGGTCCGCATCTGGATACGGTGGGTGTGGGCGGCATGACGATTGACCCTTTTGGCGGCGAGGTGCGGGAGGGGAAGCTCTGGGGGCGCGGTGCGTGTGATACCAAGGGGCCCATGGCGGCGATGCTTTGGGCTTTATGGGAACTGCGTGATGAACTCGCGACGCTGCCCGTGGAAGTGCACTTCGCGGGATTCATGTCCGAGGAGTCCGACCAGCATGGCTCGCGTCATTTTGCGAAACATCACGGGAAAGACTATGCCTTCGCACTCATTGCGGAGCCCACGGATCTGAAGACGGTCTTCAAGCACAAGGGCTGCTTGTGGGCGGATATCGAGACGTTCGGCATCGCGGTGCATGGGTCGCGACCCGAACTGGGGGAGAATGCCATTGTGAAAATGGCAAAGCTCATCAAGGCGCTGGATGCCGATTTCCGTGCTCAGCTTGCAAACTGCGGCGATGACGAGTGGTTGGGCCGCAGCACGATCAGCCTCGGGATGATTCGCGGTGGCACGCGGGCGAATATCACCGCGGATCATTGCCGTCTCACGGTGGACATCCGTTACAATCCTGCGGTGCGGGATCATGGTGGCCCGCATGAGCTGCTGAAGGCATTCGTCGCGCATCTGGATCCAAGTGCGAAGGTCACGCCTTGCGGGGCGCTTTCTCCGTGTCTGGATACATCGGCGGAGGATCCGTTTGTGAAGTCACTCGTGGAACATGGCGCCGCATTGACTGGTGCACCGTGGTTCTGTGATGCCGCGTTTCTCGCGGAGGCTGGGGTGCCTGCCATCGCCATGGGTCCGGGCAGCATTGCCCAGGCGCATACGAAGGACGAGTGGATCGAGATTGCGGAGCTGGAGCGCGGGGCGGAGTTTTGGGTGAGGTGGCTGAGGGGTGAGGGGGCCTAG
- a CDS encoding SDR family NAD(P)-dependent oxidoreductase produces the protein MRVLITGGAGFIGSHTTERLLANGHSVTILDNFNDYYDPAIKRENIRAIRDQITLVEGDLREKDDVERAYAAAPVDAVIHLAARAGVRPSIEQPELYIDTNIKGTFNMLEAAKSHGVKRFVFASSSSVYGVNKKVPFAEVDPILQTISPYAMTKMAGEQMCSNYSALYGIRTVCLRFFTVYGPRQRPDLAISKFTRLIHEDKPIDRYGDGSTARDYTFISDIVDGIIGSLEYTGDEAAPKCDIFNLGGSQTVTLNEMIGAIEKALGKKAQINAMPEQPGDVPLTSADVGKASTVLNFKPTTHIDTGIPQFVQWWLEMREKGLR, from the coding sequence ATGAGAGTTCTTATCACCGGAGGCGCCGGTTTCATTGGTTCCCACACCACCGAGCGGTTGCTCGCAAATGGCCACAGCGTCACCATCCTGGACAACTTCAACGACTACTACGATCCGGCCATCAAGCGTGAGAACATCCGCGCGATTCGTGATCAGATCACCCTGGTAGAGGGTGACCTTCGTGAAAAGGATGACGTGGAGCGCGCCTATGCCGCCGCACCGGTGGATGCGGTGATCCATCTCGCCGCACGCGCCGGGGTCCGGCCGAGCATTGAGCAGCCCGAGCTCTATATCGATACAAACATCAAGGGCACCTTCAACATGTTGGAGGCGGCGAAGAGCCACGGTGTGAAGCGCTTCGTCTTCGCCAGCAGCAGCTCGGTGTACGGGGTGAACAAGAAAGTTCCTTTCGCCGAGGTGGATCCCATCCTGCAGACCATCTCCCCGTATGCCATGACGAAGATGGCCGGCGAGCAGATGTGCTCGAACTACTCCGCCCTCTACGGCATCCGTACCGTCTGTCTGCGGTTCTTCACGGTGTACGGTCCGCGCCAGCGCCCCGACCTCGCGATTTCGAAGTTCACCCGCCTGATCCACGAGGACAAGCCCATCGACCGGTATGGCGATGGCAGCACGGCGCGTGACTACACCTTCATCAGTGACATCGTGGACGGCATCATCGGGTCTCTGGAGTACACTGGGGACGAAGCCGCGCCCAAGTGCGACATCTTCAACCTGGGCGGTTCACAAACCGTGACGCTCAATGAGATGATCGGCGCGATCGAAAAGGCCCTCGGCAAGAAGGCGCAGATCAACGCCATGCCCGAGCAGCCCGGAGACGTGCCGCTCACGAGCGCGGATGTCGGTAAAGCCAGCACCGTGCTGAACTTCAAGCCCACGACCCACATCGACACCGGCATCCCGCAGTTTGTGCAGTGGTGGCTGGAGATGCGGGAGAAGGGGCTGAGGTAG
- the trxA gene encoding thioredoxin: MASANVVNLTDETFESEIQKAEVPVVVDFWAEWCGPCRHFAPVFDQFATENAGKVIAAKVDVDSNQNVAAKYNIRQIPTLLWFKGGNFLGQTSAMSKDGLLKKLESL, from the coding sequence ATGGCCAGCGCAAACGTCGTCAACCTCACTGATGAAACCTTTGAATCCGAGATCCAGAAGGCTGAAGTGCCCGTGGTAGTGGACTTCTGGGCGGAATGGTGCGGCCCCTGCCGTCATTTCGCACCGGTCTTCGATCAATTCGCCACCGAGAACGCCGGCAAGGTGATCGCCGCCAAGGTGGATGTAGATAGCAACCAGAACGTGGCTGCGAAGTACAACATCCGCCAGATCCCGACTCTGCTCTGGTTCAAGGGCGGCAACTTCCTCGGCCAGACCAGCGCCATGTCCAAGGACGGCCTGCTGAAGAAGCTCGAGTCGCTCTAA
- a CDS encoding thioredoxin family protein, translating to MITLSDANFEAEVGSSSLPVIVDVWGENCGSCRVMEPVLKQISDEREGQIKVCKMNLYDSPQTGLRFNIRALPTFLFFKGGELVARHSGSMSKDGLLRIGGLL from the coding sequence ATGATCACTCTTTCCGACGCCAATTTCGAGGCTGAGGTAGGCAGCAGTTCGCTGCCTGTGATCGTGGATGTCTGGGGTGAGAACTGCGGCTCCTGCCGTGTCATGGAGCCAGTGCTCAAACAGATTTCCGACGAGCGTGAGGGGCAGATCAAGGTCTGCAAAATGAACTTGTACGACTCTCCCCAGACGGGTCTGCGATTCAACATCCGCGCCCTGCCCACGTTCCTGTTTTTCAAGGGCGGCGAACTCGTGGCCCGTCATTCAGGCTCCATGTCCAAGGATGGACTGCTGCGCATTGGCGGGCTCCTGTGA